The genome window GGAGTGAAAGATTTCGCGGTTCACGTCGGAGCGGGGAACTTCGAAGTATTGATTGAAGTTCTCTTCGTTCGGCCGCATTTCCTTCATCGGACAATACGGACAAACGTCCCCGCGATTGTAGAGAACCTCGTAACATTTCTTCCCTATAATGGAGGAAAAGGACGGTTGACCGGAAAATTCTAACGTGGATCGATTTACTCTCCGGATGCGAAATCCCGGATCGATCAATACCAACGGCTCGGTAATCCCATCCAAGATGGATTGTAATTCACCGGCTCTTTCTAAGAGATTTTCCTGCAACGAGGACATGAAGATTCAATATTGTAGAGAATCTTTAAAAGTTTGCAGTAACTTTTTTTTATTTTTTGCGGATTCTTGACTTTGCATTTCGTTAAGTCTCAAGATCTGAACGAGAAAATCCTCGAGAAGCTTTAAATAAAATTCCTGTTTGAAGTTGGATCGTTCTCGGTTGATTCCTTCGTCCGGAAGAAGCTGAATCGGATAACGGACTTCCTTTCCGTTGCGGTTCGCGTGCACCAGAATGTCGTCCACGTCTTGATCGAGAGGAGTGTCGTCCGTTAGACGAATGTGCGTCGTGTCCGAGCCGTCCGCGTTCTCCGATTTCACTTCGGTGATCACCTTGGAAAGAGTGGTTCCTGTGAACTCGAGCGTAATGGATTTGCTTTCGGCTTTTTCGATTCCGTTCTTTCCTTCTTGGATGGAATGTTTTACGACCTTGATGCCTTTTCGGTTCGGATAATTTCCAAGAAATGTAACGTACGTTCCATTGGGCAGCGATTCCATTCTTTCCAATTTGAGAAGTTCTCTCGCGGCTCCGAGATCTTCATAGACTCTGAGAATTCTTCGGTTTAATAGGGAAGCCGTATCCGTGGGTTTATTTTTGTG of Leptospira sanjuanensis contains these proteins:
- the lenA gene encoding endostatin-like outer membrane lipoprotein LenA is translated as MAVFTITLSSPIFAQNKEDEAHKNKPTDTASLLNRRILRVYEDLGAARELLKLERMESLPNGTYVTFLGNYPNRKGIKVVKHSIQEGKNGIEKAESKSITLEFTGTTLSKVITEVKSENADGSDTTHIRLTDDTPLDQDVDDILVHANRNGKEVRYPIQLLPDEGINRERSNFKQEFYLKLLEDFLVQILRLNEMQSQESAKNKKKLLQTFKDSLQY